One genomic segment of Burkholderiales bacterium includes these proteins:
- a CDS encoding TIGR03013 family PEP-CTERM/XrtA system glycosyltransferase, whose product MRLAWKLLKLGGAGTVGPDSCEAKRPLIRIFSHYLSKGLLLLLLAEVAIVVAALPLAAWLLGRPLPDPLGVAHLGFILCLFSLLALFGLYRRDFEEGLGSMVIRVIIASGLAFALLWLAGWLVPRLVQPTSLLAGATALAAGAVILLRFAFFRWMDVEALKSRVLVLGTGTRAARVMSLVRNPDSRRRLHIVGFLPLSGTHHFVDHSLVLPDQGPLTEIVERYQIDEIVIAVRERRGGGLPVHELLDCKLKGIRVIELSTFFERERGQVQLDSLNASWMVLSEGFRQGLLRDVVKRTFDLTVSATILTITLPVMLLTALAIVLESGFPVLYRQERVGQGGRVFTIYKFRSMTQNAEADGQPRWAQAGDARVTRVGRFIRKTRIDELPQLINVFKGEMSFVGPRPERPFFVNQLLEQIPYYGVRHSIKPGISGWAQVRYPYGASLEDAIEKLQYDLFYVKNHSFFLDLMILFETVLVVLFGKGAR is encoded by the coding sequence ATGCGCTTGGCATGGAAACTGCTTAAACTGGGCGGGGCCGGCACCGTCGGTCCCGACTCCTGTGAGGCGAAACGTCCCTTGATCCGCATCTTCAGTCATTACCTGTCCAAGGGCCTGCTACTCCTGCTGCTGGCGGAGGTGGCCATCGTCGTCGCCGCGCTGCCGCTTGCTGCATGGCTTCTGGGGCGGCCGCTGCCCGATCCCCTGGGGGTGGCGCACCTGGGCTTCATCCTCTGCCTGTTCAGTCTGCTTGCCCTCTTTGGGCTCTATCGTCGGGATTTCGAGGAAGGGCTGGGCAGCATGGTGATCCGGGTGATCATCGCCAGCGGTCTGGCCTTTGCCCTGCTTTGGCTCGCGGGTTGGCTGGTGCCCCGCCTGGTGCAGCCGACGAGCCTCCTCGCCGGGGCCACGGCGCTGGCGGCGGGGGCGGTGATTCTTCTGCGCTTCGCCTTTTTCCGCTGGATGGATGTGGAAGCCCTGAAGAGCCGTGTGCTGGTGCTGGGCACGGGCACCCGGGCGGCCAGGGTGATGAGCCTGGTGCGCAACCCCGACAGCCGGCGACGGCTGCATATCGTGGGGTTTCTGCCCTTGAGCGGGACCCATCATTTCGTCGATCACAGCCTGGTGCTGCCGGATCAGGGGCCCCTTACGGAGATCGTCGAGCGCTACCAGATCGATGAAATCGTCATCGCCGTGCGGGAGCGGCGCGGTGGCGGCCTGCCGGTGCACGAGCTGCTCGACTGCAAGCTCAAGGGTATCCGTGTCATCGAGCTCTCCACTTTCTTCGAAAGGGAGCGGGGCCAGGTGCAGCTCGATTCCCTCAATGCGAGCTGGATGGTGCTGTCGGAGGGCTTCCGTCAGGGCCTGTTGCGGGATGTGGTCAAACGCACCTTCGACCTCACCGTGAGTGCGACGATTCTCACCATCACGCTGCCGGTGATGTTGCTGACGGCGCTCGCCATCGTCCTCGAAAGCGGCTTTCCCGTACTCTACCGTCAGGAAAGGGTGGGCCAGGGCGGCAGGGTGTTCACCATCTACAAGTTCCGCAGCATGACCCAGAACGCCGAGGCCGACGGGCAGCCCCGCTGGGCGCAAGCCGGGGATGCGCGGGTGACCCGGGTCGGCCGCTTCATCCGCAAGACGCGCATCGATGAACTGCCCCAGCTCATCAATGTGTTCAAAGGCGAGATGAGCTTCGTCGGGCCGCGCCCCGAGCGGCCCTTCTTCGTCAACCAGCTTCTCGAGCAGATTCCCTATTACGGCGTGCGGCACAGCATCAAGCCGGGCATCAGCGGGTGGGCGCAGGTGCGCTATCCCTACGGCGCGTCCCTTGAGGATGCCATCGAAAAGCT
- a CDS encoding penicillin-binding protein 1A encodes MSSRWWSFPLLLVAAFVVLAGLLVVLAAVLVYPTLPELTVLTDYRPKIPLRVYTRDGALIGEFGEERRTVVKIGEVPKTMIHAILAAEDERFYTHGGVDYMGVVRAAVANVLNRGVREGASTITMQVARNFFLTPEKTLRRKFNEALMAFKIERNLSKDQILELYINQIYLGQRAYGFSAAAQTYFGKPLNKLSVAEMAMLAGLPKAPSRYNPVANPARASLRQRYVLRRMRELNFIDEATYRAALAEKLSIRHEPAVYEVKADFVAEMARQMMYERYQEAAYSNGFRVVTTLNRADQEAANQAVREGLLAYDRRHGYRGPEGRLTLPERTGEGDEELEDLLQEVEESNGLLPALVLAVKPRAVEVFIKGQGRAELAGEALAFAQKSLGEKASKPIVRGSLVRVGRDAKGRWQILQLPQAEAALVSLVPQDGAIRALVGGFDFFRNKFNHAIQAWRQPGSSFKPFIYSAALEKGFTPATIINDAPISIDPALTGGRLWEPKNFDGTYGGPTRMREALVKSKNLVSIRILQAIGTRYAQDYITRFGFNAEQHPPYLTMALGAGSVTPFQMATAYAVFANGGYRIKPYFVERVLDNRGTVLAQANPVRAGENAEQVIDPRNAFIMTSMMQDVVRRGTAARAMQLGRNDLAGKTGTTNDQVDAWFCGYNHGLVAVSWIGFDQPRSLGGSETGAQAALPMWMSYMGKVLKGVPEVPWTPPEGVVSVRIDPATGRRVSEGGIPEWFYQENLPPEAGGWGEAGDGSTEAVKDQIF; translated from the coding sequence ATGTCTTCCCGCTGGTGGTCCTTCCCCCTTTTGCTGGTCGCCGCTTTCGTCGTGCTGGCCGGCCTGCTCGTCGTGCTCGCAGCGGTGCTCGTCTATCCGACGCTGCCGGAGCTGACCGTGCTCACCGACTATCGACCGAAGATTCCCCTGCGCGTCTATACCCGTGATGGCGCCCTCATCGGCGAATTCGGCGAGGAGCGGCGCACCGTGGTGAAAATCGGCGAAGTGCCGAAAACCATGATCCATGCCATCCTGGCGGCGGAAGACGAACGTTTCTACACCCATGGGGGGGTGGACTACATGGGCGTGGTGCGGGCGGCGGTGGCCAATGTGCTCAATCGGGGCGTGCGCGAGGGGGCGAGCACCATTACCATGCAGGTGGCGCGCAACTTCTTCCTCACCCCGGAAAAGACCCTGCGCCGCAAATTCAACGAGGCCCTGATGGCCTTCAAGATCGAGCGCAACCTGAGCAAGGACCAGATCCTGGAGCTCTACATCAACCAGATTTATCTCGGCCAACGGGCCTACGGCTTCAGTGCCGCGGCGCAAACCTATTTCGGCAAACCCCTCAACAAACTCAGCGTGGCGGAGATGGCCATGCTCGCCGGCCTGCCCAAGGCGCCCTCCCGCTACAACCCGGTGGCCAACCCGGCCCGTGCCAGCCTGCGGCAGCGGTATGTGCTGCGGCGCATGCGCGAGCTCAACTTCATCGACGAGGCCACCTATCGCGCGGCGCTGGCGGAGAAGCTCTCCATCCGCCACGAGCCCGCGGTGTACGAAGTGAAGGCGGATTTTGTCGCCGAAATGGCGCGGCAGATGATGTACGAACGCTATCAGGAGGCCGCCTACAGCAATGGCTTCCGGGTGGTGACGACGCTCAACCGGGCCGATCAGGAGGCCGCCAACCAGGCGGTGCGCGAGGGGCTTTTGGCTTACGACCGCCGCCACGGCTACCGCGGGCCGGAGGGGCGGCTGACGCTCCCCGAGCGCACCGGCGAGGGCGATGAGGAACTGGAGGATCTGCTGCAGGAGGTGGAGGAAAGTAATGGCCTCCTGCCGGCGCTGGTGCTTGCCGTGAAGCCGCGGGCGGTGGAGGTGTTCATCAAGGGCCAGGGCAGGGCGGAGCTCGCCGGCGAGGCCCTCGCCTTCGCGCAGAAGTCCCTGGGGGAAAAAGCCAGCAAACCCATCGTGCGTGGTTCCCTGGTGCGGGTGGGCAGGGACGCCAAGGGACGTTGGCAGATTCTGCAGCTTCCCCAGGCGGAGGCGGCGCTGGTTTCCCTGGTGCCGCAGGATGGGGCCATCCGGGCGCTGGTCGGCGGCTTCGATTTCTTTCGTAACAAGTTCAACCACGCCATCCAGGCCTGGCGCCAGCCCGGCTCCAGCTTCAAGCCCTTCATCTATTCGGCGGCGCTGGAAAAAGGGTTCACCCCGGCCACGATCATCAACGACGCTCCCATCTCCATCGATCCCGCCTTGACCGGCGGCAGGCTGTGGGAGCCCAAGAATTTCGATGGCACCTATGGCGGGCCCACGCGCATGCGGGAGGCGCTGGTCAAATCCAAGAACCTGGTTTCCATCCGCATCCTGCAGGCCATCGGCACGCGTTATGCGCAGGATTACATCACCCGCTTCGGGTTCAATGCGGAACAGCATCCGCCCTATCTCACCATGGCGCTGGGGGCTGGCTCGGTGACCCCATTCCAGATGGCCACCGCCTATGCCGTCTTCGCCAACGGCGGCTATCGCATCAAGCCCTATTTCGTCGAGCGGGTGCTGGACAACCGGGGGACGGTACTCGCCCAGGCCAACCCCGTGCGCGCCGGCGAGAACGCGGAACAGGTGATTGATCCCCGCAATGCCTTCATCATGACCTCCATGATGCAGGACGTGGTGCGCCGGGGCACCGCCGCCCGCGCCATGCAATTGGGGCGCAATGATCTCGCCGGCAAGACCGGCACCACCAACGATCAGGTGGATGCCTGGTTCTGCGGTTACAACCATGGCCTGGTGGCGGTGAGCTGGATCGGCTTCGACCAGCCGCGCAGCCTTGGCGGCAGCGAGACCGGCGCCCAGGCGGCACTGCCCATGTGGATGAGCTACATGGGCAAGGTGTTGAAGGGCGTGCCGGAGGTCCCATGGACACCACCCGAGGGCGTGGTCAGCGTCCGCATCGACCCTGCCACCGGCCGGCGGGTCAGCGAGGGCGGGATTCCCGAATGGTTCTACCAGGAGAACCTGCCGCCGGAAGCCGGCGGCTGGGGTGAGGCGGGCGACGGCAGCACTGAAGCCGTCAAGGACCAGATTTTCTGA